A part of Paenibacillus sp. sptzw28 genomic DNA contains:
- a CDS encoding nodulation protein NfeD, whose protein sequence is MRRVKKWFVMGLLSCAACFMLINLLFTAVPAASAAAEQSKPGEIGETVYIIRAEQTIESGLQRFLERAYAEAENAKAERVLLIINTLGGRVDSAEEIGHMIRTSKVPTTAFVQGKAVSAGTYIALNAQQLVMEPGSTIGSAAVVDATGTLITNPKTVSYWTEEMKEAARLGGRDPNIAAAMVNPDITLELKELGRTKQKGDILALSATDALKVGYADFTASSVDEVLNHLGISQPSVVEVKPTAVERIAQFLTQPLVMTLLLIIGIAGVAIELVVPGFGAPGIIGIAAFGLYFFGHVIAGFAGMEEVILFVLGIVLLIIELFVPSFGILGILGSASLIAGVVLAAPDPKSALVSLAVALVAAGTIVFFVAKRFQHRGIWNRFILRDSLTTAEGYVSTADKASYLGQKGRSITPLRPAGTARIGTERVDVVTSGEFIGADVAVEVIKVEGTRVVVQQWNETTLK, encoded by the coding sequence GTGCGGCGAGTAAAAAAATGGTTTGTCATGGGACTTCTGTCATGCGCAGCTTGCTTTATGCTTATCAATCTGCTGTTTACCGCCGTGCCGGCCGCATCTGCCGCGGCAGAGCAAAGTAAGCCCGGTGAAATAGGAGAGACCGTCTACATTATCCGGGCGGAGCAGACGATCGAATCGGGCCTGCAAAGGTTTCTGGAGCGGGCATATGCGGAAGCTGAGAACGCCAAGGCTGAGCGGGTGCTGCTTATTATTAACACTCTTGGCGGACGAGTGGACAGCGCGGAGGAAATCGGTCATATGATTAGGACCAGTAAAGTTCCGACTACAGCGTTCGTTCAGGGGAAAGCGGTCTCAGCCGGCACGTATATTGCGCTGAACGCACAGCAGCTCGTGATGGAGCCGGGAAGCACAATTGGCTCAGCCGCTGTTGTTGATGCGACGGGTACCCTCATAACGAATCCGAAAACAGTAAGCTACTGGACGGAAGAAATGAAGGAGGCGGCGCGGCTTGGAGGCCGTGACCCTAATATCGCGGCAGCGATGGTGAACCCCGATATAACGTTAGAGCTTAAAGAGCTTGGCCGCACGAAGCAGAAGGGCGATATACTCGCGCTGTCGGCCACCGACGCGCTCAAAGTCGGCTACGCAGATTTTACGGCAAGCTCCGTAGATGAAGTGCTCAACCATTTGGGAATTTCGCAGCCCAGCGTTGTGGAGGTGAAACCGACCGCGGTAGAGCGGATCGCGCAGTTTTTGACCCAGCCACTGGTAATGACGCTGCTGCTCATCATTGGCATCGCCGGCGTCGCGATCGAGCTTGTTGTACCAGGCTTCGGGGCTCCCGGCATCATCGGGATCGCGGCCTTCGGACTTTATTTCTTCGGGCATGTCATCGCCGGCTTTGCCGGGATGGAGGAAGTCATTCTGTTCGTCCTGGGTATCGTCCTGCTCATTATCGAGCTGTTTGTACCGAGCTTCGGCATTCTCGGCATACTAGGCTCGGCGTCGCTTATCGCCGGGGTGGTGCTGGCTGCGCCGGATCCGAAATCCGCTCTGGTTTCGCTCGCCGTCGCGCTCGTTGCAGCAGGTACCATTGTGTTCTTCGTCGCCAAACGGTTCCAGCATCGCGGAATTTGGAACCGGTTCATCCTGCGCGACTCACTGACGACGGCGGAGGGATATGTGTCGACCGCCGATAAGGCGTCGTACCTCGGTCAGAAGGGGCGTTCAATTACGCCGCTAAGACCGGCAGGTACCGCGCGAATAGGCACAGAACGGGTCGATGTCGTGACCTCGGGCGAATTTATCGGCGCAGACGTTGCGGTTGAAGTAATTAAAGTTGAAGGCACACGTGTCGTTGTGCAACAATGGAACGAAACTACACTTAAATAA
- a CDS encoding cytidine deaminase: MEITSQQLPEDWKRLLEAALDARRRAYAPYSGFSVGAALLDEQDAVHHGCNVENAAYGPTNCAERTALFRAVADGHKAGSFKAIAVVGDTEQPITPCGVCRQVLSELCGPDMPVIMGNLRGDWAVTTVAELLPGAFKL; this comes from the coding sequence ATGGAGATTACAAGCCAGCAGCTTCCCGAAGACTGGAAGCGGCTTTTGGAAGCAGCATTGGATGCCAGGCGGCGGGCATATGCGCCATATTCCGGCTTCTCGGTGGGGGCGGCGCTGCTTGATGAACAAGATGCCGTTCACCACGGCTGCAATGTGGAGAATGCCGCGTACGGCCCGACCAACTGCGCCGAGCGGACAGCCTTGTTCAGGGCTGTTGCCGACGGACACAAGGCAGGATCATTCAAGGCAATCGCCGTAGTTGGCGACACCGAGCAGCCGATTACGCCTTGCGGAGTCTGCAGGCAGGTGCTCTCTGAGCTTTGCGGGCCTGATATGCCGGTAATTATGGGCAACTTAAGGGGCGACTGGGCGGTTACCACAGTTGCGGAGCTGCTGCCCGGCGCTTTCAAGCTATGA
- a CDS encoding histidine triad nucleotide-binding protein, which translates to MDCLFCKIIEGSIPSKKVFENDRVLAFHDIQPAAPVHILIIPKKHIPTMNDVTEEDDALMAEIFSVARHIAKEQGIDESGYRLVNNCNAEGGQVVYHLHLHLLGGHQMKSLAG; encoded by the coding sequence GTGGATTGTTTATTTTGCAAAATCATCGAAGGGTCCATCCCGTCGAAAAAGGTATTCGAGAACGATCGAGTTCTGGCGTTCCATGACATTCAACCGGCTGCGCCCGTACATATCCTGATCATTCCCAAGAAACATATACCGACGATGAACGATGTGACGGAAGAGGATGACGCGCTGATGGCCGAAATCTTCTCAGTCGCGCGTCATATCGCCAAGGAGCAGGGTATTGACGAATCCGGTTACCGCCTGGTTAATAACTGCAACGCCGAAGGCGGCCAGGTTGTCTACCATTTGCATCTCCATCTTCTTGGCGGGCATCAGATGAAATCTCTTGCCGGATAG
- a CDS encoding HD family phosphohydrolase translates to MANWKHSTAVRSVLLLLFVLLFYFSLAPHLLPKTYNIELNKPSERDIEAPMPIKDDKATIQAQEEAAERVEPVYSIVAMRSEQLLEQIFARMEQLNQDDQVTSDNKVTIYRTEIPQLYNDYVNSFVRNNRGKDTYNDTLLDEMATTVKAQEYRIPEETYYKLPQLTPSQLADMQQVGLSIVRKLMSDPLREAETARTKVAELVNASSLSERKTREIVQELARFAIMPNKFLDTEATTNAKVAAKENTPEVVIKQGDIILRKGEVVTKETYDRLSKFNLLQDKKSYWPQLGLLLLSILFLLFIYSYLEKVSTMNRDGSLRYNNMHLAMLWLIFLLNILAMHIVELTQTEAMPYVGYLAPTAMGAMLIALLLDVQLAVISSFLFAIAGSVIFNTDSNRIFDFNYGFTTAVVSFAAIFAIHKASQRSTILKAGIMVSLFGSASVFALLLIGVTPQKTEMITTIAFAFAGGLLTAVLVIGLMPFFEVSFGILSALKLVELSNPNHPLLRKLLTETPGTYHHSVMVGNLSEAAAEAIGANGLLCRVGSYYHDIGKTKRPSYFIENQTNIENPHDQIDPKLSKSIIIAHARDGVDMLKNHNIPKPIRDIAEQHHGTTFLKFFYHKAWKQAEAAGEEPDFTEDDFRYPGPKAQSKEAAIVGIADCVEAAVRSLRGPTMEQVESMINKIIKSRLDDGQFNECDLTLKELDQIAQTLKETVIGIFHSRIEYPEEVKPKERLA, encoded by the coding sequence ATGGCAAATTGGAAGCACAGCACAGCCGTCCGCTCGGTTCTGCTGCTTCTGTTTGTACTGCTTTTTTATTTCAGTCTTGCCCCTCACCTGCTTCCAAAAACGTACAATATAGAGCTTAACAAGCCAAGTGAGCGCGATATCGAAGCGCCGATGCCGATCAAGGACGATAAGGCGACGATTCAGGCACAGGAGGAAGCGGCGGAGCGGGTCGAACCGGTCTATTCAATAGTCGCGATGCGCAGCGAACAGTTGCTGGAACAAATTTTTGCCCGAATGGAGCAGTTGAATCAAGACGACCAGGTCACAAGCGATAATAAAGTCACCATTTACCGCACCGAAATCCCTCAGCTTTATAACGATTATGTCAATTCGTTCGTGCGCAACAACCGGGGGAAAGACACTTACAACGACACGCTGCTTGACGAAATGGCGACCACGGTGAAAGCGCAGGAATATCGTATTCCCGAGGAAACCTACTACAAGCTTCCTCAGCTTACGCCCTCCCAGCTTGCCGATATGCAGCAGGTCGGCTTGTCGATCGTCCGCAAGCTTATGAGCGATCCGCTCCGGGAAGCGGAGACTGCCCGGACTAAAGTGGCGGAGCTGGTCAACGCAAGCTCGCTCAGTGAGCGAAAGACACGGGAAATCGTCCAGGAGCTTGCGAGATTCGCGATCATGCCTAACAAATTTCTCGATACGGAAGCTACGACTAATGCCAAAGTGGCGGCGAAAGAAAACACACCCGAGGTTGTCATCAAGCAAGGCGATATCATTCTCCGCAAGGGAGAAGTGGTGACAAAGGAAACATATGACCGGTTATCGAAGTTCAACCTGCTTCAGGACAAGAAGTCTTACTGGCCGCAGCTCGGACTGCTGCTGCTGTCGATATTGTTCCTGCTGTTCATTTACAGCTACCTGGAGAAGGTGTCCACAATGAATAGGGACGGCAGTTTACGGTACAATAATATGCACCTTGCGATGCTGTGGCTTATTTTCCTGCTGAACATTCTAGCGATGCACATCGTCGAGCTGACCCAGACGGAAGCCATGCCTTACGTCGGATATTTAGCGCCGACAGCTATGGGCGCGATGTTGATCGCCCTGCTGCTGGACGTTCAGCTGGCCGTCATCAGCTCGTTCTTGTTTGCAATCGCGGGCAGCGTCATATTCAATACGGATTCAAACCGCATCTTCGATTTCAATTACGGCTTTACGACGGCTGTCGTTTCGTTCGCCGCAATATTTGCCATTCATAAGGCGAGCCAACGCTCCACGATTTTGAAAGCGGGCATTATGGTCAGTTTGTTCGGCTCGGCTTCCGTTTTTGCTCTCCTTCTCATTGGAGTAACGCCGCAGAAGACCGAGATGATCACGACTATCGCTTTCGCCTTTGCGGGAGGCTTGCTTACTGCGGTGCTTGTCATCGGGCTGATGCCGTTCTTTGAGGTATCGTTCGGCATTTTATCGGCGCTGAAGCTTGTGGAGCTGTCGAACCCGAATCATCCGCTGCTGCGCAAGCTGCTCACGGAGACTCCAGGCACGTATCACCACAGCGTTATGGTCGGCAATTTGTCCGAAGCGGCGGCCGAGGCGATCGGCGCTAACGGTTTGCTGTGCAGGGTGGGCTCCTATTATCACGATATCGGCAAGACCAAACGGCCAAGCTATTTCATCGAAAATCAAACGAATATTGAAAATCCGCATGACCAGATCGATCCGAAGCTGAGCAAGTCGATTATTATAGCTCACGCCAGGGACGGTGTCGACATGCTTAAAAATCACAATATTCCGAAGCCGATCCGGGATATTGCCGAACAGCATCACGGCACGACTTTTCTCAAATTTTTTTACCACAAGGCATGGAAGCAGGCGGAGGCGGCGGGCGAAGAGCCTGATTTCACGGAGGACGATTTTCGTTATCCCGGCCCTAAAGCGCAGTCGAAGGAAGCGGCCATCGTAGGGATCGCCGATTGTGTCGAAGCTGCGGTTCGAAGTTTGCGGGGTCCGACGATGGAGCAGGTGGAGTCGATGATCAATAAAATCATTAAAAGCCGGCTCGACGACGGTCAGTTTAACGAATGCGACTTGACGCTGAAGGAGCTTGACCAAATCGCTCAAACATTGAAAGAGACGGTCATCGGCATTTTCCATTCCCGTATCGAATATCCGGAAGAAGTGAAACCAAAGGAGCGGCTTGCATGA
- the era gene encoding GTPase Era, whose amino-acid sequence MNQKSSGVNEKFHSGFVAIVGRPNVGKSTLINEMIGQKIAIMSDKPQTTRNKIHGVYTTDKSQIVFLDTPGIHKPLSKLGDYMVKSAVGTLGEVDAALFLIDASEGLGGGDRFIIEQLKKVKTPVFLVMNKIDKIHPEALLPLIAQYKELHEFDEVVPISALEGNNIDTLLNVLSRYLPEGPQYYPADQVTDHPEQFVCAELIREKILHQTREEVPHSIAVAIEDMRVQENGVVYIGAVIFVERDSQKGIVIGKQGALLKEVGKLARRDIELLLGSRVFLELWVKVKKDWRNQERMLKDLGFRND is encoded by the coding sequence ATGAACCAGAAATCGTCAGGGGTAAACGAAAAATTTCATTCGGGATTCGTGGCTATTGTCGGGAGACCGAATGTCGGCAAATCAACCCTCATCAATGAGATGATCGGCCAGAAAATAGCCATCATGTCCGACAAACCGCAGACGACCCGGAACAAGATACATGGCGTCTATACGACCGATAAATCCCAGATCGTCTTTCTTGATACGCCGGGCATACATAAGCCGCTGTCGAAGCTCGGTGATTATATGGTGAAGTCTGCAGTCGGCACGCTTGGCGAAGTGGATGCCGCGCTGTTTCTAATCGATGCGTCCGAGGGGCTCGGCGGCGGGGACCGCTTTATCATCGAACAATTGAAGAAGGTTAAAACCCCGGTTTTCCTGGTGATGAACAAGATCGATAAAATTCACCCGGAGGCGCTTCTGCCGCTGATCGCGCAGTATAAAGAGCTTCACGAATTCGATGAAGTGGTTCCGATTTCCGCGCTTGAGGGAAATAACATCGATACGCTTCTGAATGTGCTCTCCCGCTACCTGCCGGAAGGTCCCCAATATTATCCCGCGGACCAGGTGACGGACCATCCTGAGCAGTTCGTCTGCGCCGAGCTCATCCGAGAGAAAATTTTGCATCAGACGCGCGAGGAAGTACCGCATTCGATTGCCGTAGCGATCGAGGATATGCGCGTTCAGGAGAATGGCGTAGTCTATATTGGAGCCGTTATATTCGTCGAACGCGATTCTCAGAAAGGGATCGTGATCGGCAAGCAGGGGGCGCTGCTTAAGGAAGTCGGCAAGCTGGCAAGGCGCGATATCGAGCTGCTGCTCGGTTCCCGCGTATTTCTTGAATTGTGGGTGAAGGTGAAGAAAGACTGGCGCAATCAGGAACGCATGCTGAAGGATCTCGGCTTCAGAAACGACTAA
- the yqfC gene encoding sporulation protein YqfC, with product MRRINRKLRKMAADMLDLPQDVVFDLPRLTMIGDRQLYIENHRGVLHFSSDRLRLALSKGELEVTGDGLVIRTIWTEEVFVEGQIKNIEMRD from the coding sequence ATGCGCCGCATAAACCGCAAACTGCGTAAAATGGCCGCCGATATGCTCGATCTACCGCAGGACGTCGTGTTCGATTTGCCCCGTCTGACGATGATAGGCGATCGTCAGCTGTATATTGAGAACCATCGCGGCGTGCTTCATTTCTCCAGCGACAGGCTTCGGCTGGCCCTAAGCAAAGGCGAGCTTGAAGTGACAGGCGACGGGCTTGTCATACGGACGATCTGGACGGAGGAAGTGTTTGTGGAAGGACAAATCAAAAATATTGAAATGCGGGATTAA
- a CDS encoding diacylglycerol kinase family protein has product MRRFIRSCGFAISGIAMALRTQRHMRIHLIAAVIVTAAGLCLRLSRMEWAALVIVMGMVIAAELLNTAVESVVDLVSPGLHPLAKAAKDTAAGAVLVTTAAAIVIGLLVLGPPLWEAIR; this is encoded by the coding sequence ATGCGCCGCTTTATTCGCAGCTGCGGCTTTGCGATATCGGGAATTGCCATGGCGCTGCGAACGCAGCGCCATATGCGCATTCATCTTATCGCAGCCGTTATTGTTACTGCAGCCGGATTGTGCCTAAGACTCTCCCGCATGGAATGGGCTGCGCTGGTCATTGTGATGGGGATGGTTATAGCGGCTGAACTGCTCAATACGGCTGTCGAGAGTGTTGTGGATTTGGTAAGCCCCGGGCTGCATCCCCTTGCCAAGGCGGCAAAGGATACGGCTGCCGGCGCAGTATTAGTGACGACTGCAGCCGCTATCGTCATCGGTCTGCTGGTGCTGGGTCCGCCTTTGTGGGAAGCGATTCGTTAA
- the floA gene encoding flotillin-like protein FloA (flotillin-like protein involved in membrane lipid rafts), whose translation MQLDPMISVVIIAVLAVIALSVFLSFFPIMLWISALASGVRVGIITLVAMRLRRVVPSRIVNPLIKATKAGLGLTINQLESHFLAGGNVDRVVNALIAAQRANIELVFERAAAIDLAGRDVLLAVQMSVNPRVIETPIVAAVAKDGIEVKVKARVTVRANIERLVGGAGEETIIARVGEGIVTTVGSSTSHKDVLENPDLISRTVLGKGLDAGTAFEILSIDIADVDVGKNIGAHLQTEQAEADKRIAQAKAEERRAMAVAQEQEMKAKVVEMRARVVESESQVPLAMAEALKSGKIGVMDYLNLKNIEADTQMRSSIGKDGSHPEKEDR comes from the coding sequence ATGCAATTGGATCCGATGATTTCAGTCGTGATTATCGCTGTACTGGCTGTGATCGCATTGTCAGTGTTTCTAAGCTTTTTCCCGATTATGCTTTGGATTTCCGCGCTCGCTTCGGGCGTGCGTGTCGGTATCATCACTCTGGTTGCGATGCGCTTGCGCCGGGTCGTTCCAAGCCGGATCGTCAATCCGCTGATTAAAGCGACGAAGGCCGGACTCGGCCTGACGATCAATCAGCTTGAAAGTCACTTTCTGGCAGGCGGCAACGTCGACCGGGTAGTCAACGCCCTGATCGCGGCTCAAAGGGCGAATATTGAGCTTGTATTCGAACGTGCCGCGGCTATTGACCTGGCTGGCCGCGATGTGCTTCTGGCCGTACAGATGAGTGTTAACCCGCGTGTAATCGAAACGCCGATCGTTGCCGCTGTGGCGAAGGACGGTATCGAAGTAAAGGTTAAAGCGCGCGTTACCGTTCGCGCCAATATCGAACGGCTCGTCGGCGGAGCAGGCGAGGAAACCATTATCGCCCGTGTCGGCGAAGGGATTGTTACGACAGTCGGTTCGTCCACATCGCATAAAGACGTGCTCGAGAATCCGGACTTGATTTCCCGAACCGTTCTGGGCAAAGGTTTGGATGCCGGTACAGCCTTTGAAATCTTATCCATCGATATCGCGGATGTCGATGTAGGAAAAAACATCGGCGCGCACCTGCAAACCGAGCAAGCTGAAGCTGACAAACGGATCGCTCAAGCGAAAGCGGAAGAGCGCCGCGCCATGGCCGTCGCACAGGAGCAGGAGATGAAAGCCAAGGTCGTTGAAATGCGTGCGCGCGTCGTTGAATCCGAATCGCAAGTACCGCTCGCGATGGCGGAAGCGCTGAAAAGCGGCAAAATCGGCGTTATGGATTATCTCAACTTGAAAAACATCGAGGCCGATACGCAAATGCGAAGCTCGATAGGCAAGGATGGCTCGCATCCGGAAAAAGAGGACCGCTAA
- the yqfD gene encoding sporulation protein YqfD: protein MNGTWLQWLNGIVTIHVKGQSTEVLVNRALAGGLQLWSIRRTSGGELVCDVTVKDFFRLRPLLKETSCRLRVQSRRGLPFWLVKLERRLFFGAGLVLFFAGMYLLSSLVWTIDVKGNVKISEEQIMQVAKQEGLYPFQWSFRLPDTDVLSKRLTQKLPGAAWVGVEKQGTRITIQVVEMTKPESKPLLSPRNLVASTDAVVTDIMADSGRPVVKRNMRVKKGDILISGVLGDEARSRTVVAKGTVKGLVWHEYTIVSPLERTMKVYTGEKATSWYAVVGDRALKVSGFGKPPYAKYETIRHFEQASWRTWNLPFGRMKETVMEVHIDNRAVSVEEAKAAGILQARADLLAKAGPSASIRSENILHEKTDNGKVYMKVLFEVEQSIVKEEALVHMQGE, encoded by the coding sequence ATGAACGGTACATGGTTGCAGTGGCTGAACGGCATCGTAACAATCCATGTCAAGGGACAATCAACGGAAGTGCTCGTCAATCGGGCGCTTGCCGGCGGGCTGCAGCTGTGGTCCATTCGCCGGACAAGCGGTGGCGAGCTTGTTTGCGACGTGACGGTAAAGGATTTTTTTCGTCTTCGTCCGCTCTTGAAGGAGACAAGCTGCCGGCTTCGGGTCCAAAGCCGCCGAGGACTTCCCTTTTGGCTGGTCAAGCTGGAGAGACGGCTTTTTTTTGGAGCTGGGCTCGTCCTTTTTTTCGCGGGAATGTATTTGCTCTCGTCCCTTGTATGGACGATCGATGTGAAGGGCAACGTGAAGATTTCGGAAGAACAAATCATGCAGGTCGCCAAACAGGAAGGACTTTATCCGTTTCAGTGGTCGTTCCGCCTGCCTGATACCGATGTATTGTCAAAGCGGCTGACGCAGAAGCTGCCCGGCGCGGCATGGGTAGGCGTTGAGAAGCAGGGTACGAGAATTACGATACAAGTGGTCGAGATGACCAAACCGGAGTCGAAGCCGCTGCTGAGCCCCCGCAATCTCGTTGCCTCCACAGATGCTGTCGTAACGGATATCATGGCTGACAGCGGCAGGCCTGTCGTCAAACGGAATATGCGCGTGAAGAAGGGCGACATTCTTATTTCCGGCGTTCTTGGCGACGAAGCCCGCAGCCGCACGGTGGTGGCAAAGGGAACGGTAAAGGGTCTTGTCTGGCATGAATATACCATTGTCTCTCCTCTGGAAAGAACAATGAAAGTATACACGGGTGAGAAAGCAACGAGCTGGTACGCCGTTGTCGGCGACCGCGCTTTGAAGGTAAGCGGCTTTGGGAAGCCGCCTTATGCGAAATACGAAACGATCCGGCATTTCGAGCAAGCCTCATGGAGAACATGGAATTTGCCTTTCGGGCGGATGAAGGAAACGGTTATGGAGGTCCATATCGATAATCGCGCGGTCAGCGTGGAAGAGGCCAAAGCCGCGGGAATACTGCAGGCGCGGGCCGATTTGCTCGCTAAAGCGGGACCGTCGGCTTCGATCCGATCGGAAAACATTTTGCATGAAAAGACAGACAATGGTAAAGTTTATATGAAAGTGCTTTTCGAAGTGGAACAGTCGATTGTAAAAGAAGAAGCGTTAGTTCATATGCAAGGGGAATGA
- the ybeY gene encoding rRNA maturation RNase YbeY: MSLRLDLNNGQNKIEIPDSFIARLEQLLQLAGAAEGLTEGEVTLSFVDDEEIHQLNRDYRGIDRPTDVLSFAMQEETDEELDIIYEVESEDEDIPLDGMLGDIIISVERAKLQSEEYGHSLERELGFLFVHGFLHLIGYDHQDDSAEAVMTEKQESVLRRAGLNR; encoded by the coding sequence ATGAGTTTACGGTTGGACTTGAACAACGGGCAGAACAAAATTGAAATTCCGGATTCGTTCATCGCGCGTCTGGAGCAGCTTCTCCAGCTGGCCGGCGCAGCGGAAGGCTTGACGGAAGGCGAAGTGACCCTTTCTTTCGTAGACGATGAAGAGATCCATCAGCTGAACCGCGATTACCGCGGCATCGACCGGCCGACGGACGTTCTGTCGTTTGCGATGCAGGAGGAGACTGACGAGGAGCTCGATATCATTTATGAGGTCGAGAGCGAAGACGAAGATATTCCTCTGGATGGTATGCTGGGTGATATTATTATTTCGGTGGAGCGGGCAAAATTACAGAGCGAGGAATACGGTCATTCGCTGGAGCGGGAGCTCGGTTTTCTGTTTGTTCACGGTTTCCTTCATTTGATCGGGTACGATCACCAGGATGACTCCGCCGAAGCCGTTATGACGGAGAAGCAGGAATCGGTGCTCCGCCGGGCTGGTCTTAACCGCTAA
- the rpsU gene encoding 30S ribosomal protein S21, producing MSETKVRKNETIDAALRRFKRSIAKDGVLAEVKKRKHYEKPSVKRKKKSEAARKRKF from the coding sequence GTGTCTGAAACTAAAGTTCGCAAAAACGAGACAATCGATGCTGCACTCCGCCGCTTCAAGCGCTCCATCGCAAAGGATGGCGTATTGGCCGAGGTGAAGAAACGCAAGCATTACGAGAAGCCTAGCGTCAAGCGCAAGAAGAAGTCCGAGGCTGCGCGTAAGAGAAAGTTTTAG
- a CDS encoding GatB/YqeY domain-containing protein, producing the protein MNLSERLNDDMKQAMKSQDKFKLSVIRMVRSSIKNQEIDLKRPLDDNEVLDILSREIKQRKDSLQEFEKAGRDDLAKDLAAEIEIISVYLPQQLTEEEIMVIVQQTIQETGASSKAEMGKVMSALMPKVKGRADGKLVNTFVQQFLQ; encoded by the coding sequence ATGAACCTTAGCGAACGATTGAACGACGATATGAAGCAAGCCATGAAAAGTCAGGATAAATTCAAGCTTTCCGTGATCCGGATGGTCCGATCGTCCATCAAGAATCAGGAAATCGACTTGAAGCGACCGCTTGACGATAATGAAGTGCTTGATATACTTAGTCGTGAAATCAAACAACGTAAAGATTCCCTCCAAGAATTTGAAAAAGCCGGCCGTGACGATCTTGCGAAAGATCTCGCCGCAGAAATTGAAATTATTAGTGTATACCTGCCTCAGCAGCTGACCGAAGAAGAGATCATGGTGATTGTTCAACAGACCATCCAGGAAACCGGTGCTTCTTCTAAAGCCGAGATGGGGAAAGTCATGAGCGCGCTCATGCCTAAAGTAAAAGGGCGTGCTGATGGTAAGCTAGTAAACACATTTGTGCAGCAATTTCTGCAATAA
- a CDS encoding PhoH family protein, whose amino-acid sequence MSNETKVVKIPLESAAEGLALFGPQDKYLRLIQQQTAADIMSREAEITISGPLADVDSIEQLFTVLQQLVRGGYTPSERDVMYALDLAETLQADQLLDLFKAEITTTFRGKPIRVKTIGQRHYVKTIKKMDVVFGIGPAGTGKTYLAVVLAVAALKEGSVKRIMLTRPAVEAGENLGFLPGDLQEKVDPYLRPLYDALHDVLGPDQTAKAFERGVIEVAPLAYMRGRTLEDSFIILDEAQNTTPEQMKMFLTRLGFGSKMVVTGDVTQIDLPRGKKSGLIEAQRILQNIQEIGFILFTEQDVVRHSLVQKIITAYNVDAENQP is encoded by the coding sequence TTGTCAAATGAGACCAAGGTTGTGAAAATCCCGCTTGAAAGCGCGGCGGAAGGGCTCGCGCTGTTCGGACCGCAGGACAAGTATTTAAGGCTTATTCAGCAGCAGACGGCTGCGGACATTATGTCCAGAGAAGCGGAAATTACGATTTCCGGACCACTCGCTGATGTCGATTCCATCGAACAGCTGTTTACGGTGCTGCAGCAGCTGGTGCGAGGCGGTTATACGCCGTCGGAGCGCGACGTTATGTATGCGCTCGATTTGGCCGAGACGCTCCAGGCAGATCAGCTGCTGGACCTGTTTAAAGCGGAGATTACGACCACCTTCCGCGGCAAACCGATTCGCGTCAAGACGATTGGTCAGCGGCATTACGTGAAGACGATCAAGAAGATGGATGTTGTGTTCGGCATCGGACCCGCTGGCACCGGGAAAACCTATCTTGCTGTCGTACTCGCCGTTGCGGCCCTGAAAGAAGGCTCCGTCAAGCGGATCATGCTTACCCGTCCCGCAGTGGAAGCGGGCGAGAATCTCGGCTTTCTTCCCGGCGATCTGCAGGAGAAGGTGGACCCTTACCTGCGCCCTCTCTATGACGCTCTGCATGATGTGCTCGGACCCGACCAAACGGCCAAGGCTTTCGAGCGGGGTGTGATCGAAGTCGCGCCGCTTGCTTATATGCGGGGCAGAACGCTTGAGGATTCCTTTATTATTCTGGATGAAGCGCAAAATACAACGCCGGAGCAGATGAAAATGTTCCTTACCCGGCTTGGGTTTGGCTCTAAAATGGTAGTAACCGGCGACGTGACGCAAATCGATTTGCCGCGCGGAAAAAAGTCGGGGCTCATAGAAGCACAGCGAATTTTGCAAAATATTCAGGAAATCGGTTTTATTCTATTTACCGAGCAGGATGTCGTCCGACACTCACTAGTGCAGAAAATCATTACAGCCTACAACGTAGACGCAGAGAACCAGCCTTAA